In Chitinophaga nivalis, a single genomic region encodes these proteins:
- a CDS encoding DeoR/GlpR family DNA-binding transcription regulator → MDSTNTQDQVPPVSLTKKARKELIIKQVNIHTRITYSELVNLINVSEDTIRRDVNELAEEGKVVKIKGGAMSIAYHYGHESETYAQNNKLVIAEKTLQLLRDDMIVLIGGGTTIREFIKKIPATLRATFITVNVLSAVELLDKPMIKTIVIGGQISAYSQMTVSGEVFEYLSNIKADLCIIGTNAIDPVHGLTDADWETIQVKKAMIKAADQVAILAISEKLNSSMKMKIADLQDIQYLITELPADHAALQPYKAQNLTIL, encoded by the coding sequence ATGGACAGCACGAATACGCAAGATCAGGTGCCCCCGGTTTCCCTGACTAAAAAAGCCAGAAAAGAGCTTATCATCAAACAGGTAAATATCCATACCCGTATCACCTACAGCGAACTGGTAAACCTGATCAATGTGTCGGAAGACACCATCCGCCGGGATGTCAATGAATTAGCAGAGGAAGGAAAAGTGGTGAAGATAAAAGGTGGCGCGATGTCCATTGCCTATCATTACGGCCATGAATCAGAAACCTATGCCCAGAACAACAAACTGGTGATTGCAGAAAAAACCCTGCAACTGCTCCGCGACGATATGATCGTACTGATCGGCGGCGGTACGACCATCCGGGAATTCATCAAAAAAATACCCGCTACCCTACGCGCCACCTTCATCACAGTCAACGTACTATCGGCCGTGGAACTGCTGGACAAGCCCATGATCAAAACCATCGTGATCGGCGGACAAATATCCGCCTACAGCCAGATGACTGTAAGCGGCGAAGTATTCGAATACCTGTCCAACATCAAGGCAGACCTGTGTATCATCGGTACCAACGCCATCGATCCGGTACACGGCCTCACTGATGCCGACTGGGAAACCATCCAGGTGAAAAAAGCCATGATCAAGGCGGCAGACCAGGTAGCCATCCTCGCCATCTCCGAGAAACTGAATTCTTCCATGAAAATGAAAATTGCAGACCTCCAGGATATCCAGTACCTCATCACCGAATTACCGGCAGATCATGCAGCGTTACAGCCTTATAAAGCCCAGAACCTGACGATCCTGTAA
- a CDS encoding M1 family metallopeptidase, producing the protein MMSKMLYSLAGLLGLAIVTQAQELYTPRHIKQAYVNNTRDKSGKPGKRYWQNKGRYRIEITAQPPTRRINGTATISYINNSPDTLRGLVIQLICNVHKNEAPRSGFVDKKYLTSGVTVDAFSVNGTDLQYNNNSATSTGVKLPKPLLSGDSAQLVFNWHYDMSEQSGREGMIDSTTFFLAYYYPRVAVYDDYNGWDRTEHTGRVEFYNDFNDYEVAVKVPANYVVWGTGTLQNASEVLQPAVATRLQQSYTSDEVMRIASPAETLQGLVTRQQPWNTWRFSAGNVPDVALGLSNHYVWDAASAVTDSSTGRRASVQAAYSESAPDFKHSVGFGKYALNWFSHHWPGVAYPYPVMTAFQGEADMEYPMMVNDGSVGDNLDFAQLLQDHEMVHTYFPFYMGINESRYAFMDEGWATTFEYLINIAEKGQAHADEFYRKFRVHRYIADPSTEEDQPIISLSNQVSGMGYGSNSYGKASLAYLGLKDLLGDARFKACLHTYMDTWHGKHPIPWDFFNSFNATAGQNLDWYWQNWFFTNNYIDLAIAGVQQKDNKATVKINNNGGFAIPFDVVVTYTDGTSTKTHYTPVIWKTQARQATVTVPATKPVATVKLDGNLFMDATAADNEWKKG; encoded by the coding sequence ATGATGAGTAAAATGTTATACAGCCTGGCGGGTCTGTTGGGACTGGCCATCGTGACGCAGGCGCAGGAATTGTATACGCCGCGCCACATTAAGCAGGCGTATGTAAATAATACGAGAGACAAATCCGGGAAACCGGGTAAGCGTTACTGGCAGAACAAAGGCCGCTACCGGATTGAAATTACGGCGCAGCCGCCCACCAGAAGAATCAATGGTACCGCTACCATTTCCTATATCAACAACAGTCCGGATACGTTGCGTGGCCTGGTGATACAGCTGATTTGCAACGTGCATAAAAATGAGGCGCCGCGGTCTGGTTTTGTAGATAAAAAATACCTCACATCCGGTGTTACCGTAGATGCTTTCAGCGTGAATGGTACGGATCTGCAATATAACAACAACAGCGCTACCTCCACTGGCGTAAAGCTGCCAAAACCTTTGCTGTCCGGCGATAGCGCGCAGCTGGTGTTCAACTGGCACTACGATATGTCTGAACAAAGCGGGCGGGAAGGGATGATTGACAGCACTACTTTTTTCCTTGCTTACTATTATCCGCGTGTAGCCGTTTACGATGACTACAATGGCTGGGACAGAACAGAGCATACCGGCCGGGTAGAGTTCTATAATGATTTCAATGATTATGAAGTAGCCGTGAAAGTACCCGCCAACTATGTCGTATGGGGTACCGGCACCTTGCAGAATGCGTCCGAAGTATTGCAGCCGGCAGTAGCCACCCGGTTACAGCAGTCCTATACTTCGGACGAAGTGATGCGCATCGCTTCGCCTGCGGAAACGCTGCAGGGGCTTGTTACGCGGCAGCAACCCTGGAACACCTGGCGGTTCAGCGCCGGTAATGTACCGGATGTAGCACTGGGACTTAGCAACCATTATGTATGGGATGCTGCCAGCGCGGTAACAGATAGCAGCACAGGCCGCCGTGCCAGCGTACAGGCAGCGTATAGTGAGTCGGCGCCCGACTTTAAGCATTCCGTTGGTTTTGGTAAATATGCACTCAACTGGTTTTCGCATCACTGGCCGGGGGTAGCGTATCCTTACCCTGTCATGACCGCTTTTCAGGGTGAGGCAGATATGGAGTATCCGATGATGGTGAATGATGGTTCTGTGGGAGATAACCTGGATTTTGCGCAGCTGTTGCAGGATCATGAGATGGTACATACGTATTTCCCTTTTTATATGGGCATCAATGAAAGCCGCTATGCCTTTATGGATGAAGGCTGGGCGACCACCTTTGAATACCTGATCAATATTGCAGAAAAGGGGCAGGCACATGCCGATGAGTTTTACCGGAAGTTCCGGGTACACAGGTATATCGCTGATCCTTCCACGGAGGAAGACCAGCCCATTATTTCCCTGTCTAATCAGGTGAGTGGAATGGGCTATGGCAGCAACTCCTACGGAAAGGCTTCGCTGGCGTATCTGGGGCTGAAAGACCTGCTGGGCGATGCCCGGTTCAAGGCTTGTTTGCATACTTACATGGATACCTGGCATGGTAAACATCCTATTCCGTGGGATTTCTTTAACTCCTTTAATGCCACGGCCGGACAAAACCTGGACTGGTACTGGCAGAACTGGTTTTTCACCAATAACTATATAGATCTGGCTATTGCCGGGGTGCAGCAGAAAGATAACAAGGCAACGGTTAAAATCAATAACAACGGTGGTTTTGCGATTCCTTTTGATGTGGTGGTGACGTATACGGATGGTACCAGTACCAAAACGCACTATACGCCGGTGATCTGGAAAACGCAGGCCCGTCAGGCCACAGTAACGGTGCCGGCTACCAAGCCGGTGGCCACGGTGAAGCTGGATGGCAATTTGTTTATGGATGCTACCGCAGCAGATAATGAGTGGAAGAAGGGGTAG
- a CDS encoding SusD/RagB family nutrient-binding outer membrane lipoprotein codes for MRKRNIAIILLSALALGSGCKKFLDVNDDPNNPLEVSEKLILPPVEVTIGTQVVGGFNGSSAAYWMQQLSQNQPAPDMESYRILSSDVDNTWTFYIYPNILANLQKMINQATAAKHYEYAAIGKTLYAFNLAIATDIWNNVPYTDALKVPAIMRPKYDSQESVYINLQGMLDSALYFASQPASKIAPGGDDYIYQGDMDKWKKFIYMLKARFYLRLTKAPGRTAALQADSALTALAKGFVGNEDNAVMPYPGTAQAESPWYQNTLPGAGGVVMSKTFIDFLKNNNDPRLPVIATKDASGGYSGRVPGANTIPNPNVLSKLNTFYGGAASPLFLATYSEALFIKAEATLIKQGVPAAVPVFAAAVNSHMSLLKVDGTAAAAYIAARVPMTAANALEQIIYEKYVAGFLSIETYNDWRRTGYPKLQLVQNAYVNYIPRRWPYPSNEILANPQPGQNASTADRVWWDTK; via the coding sequence ATGAGAAAGAGAAATATTGCTATCATATTATTAAGTGCACTTGCTTTAGGCAGCGGGTGTAAGAAATTTCTGGATGTAAATGATGATCCCAACAATCCGCTGGAAGTATCGGAGAAGCTGATCCTGCCGCCGGTGGAGGTAACCATAGGTACGCAGGTAGTGGGTGGTTTCAATGGTTCCAGTGCTGCTTACTGGATGCAGCAGTTGTCGCAGAATCAGCCGGCGCCTGATATGGAGTCCTACCGGATCTTATCTTCTGATGTAGATAATACCTGGACGTTTTACATTTATCCGAATATACTGGCGAATCTGCAGAAGATGATAAACCAGGCTACTGCCGCGAAGCATTATGAATATGCGGCTATCGGTAAAACGTTGTATGCCTTCAACCTGGCCATCGCTACGGATATCTGGAACAATGTACCCTACACTGATGCGTTGAAAGTGCCTGCTATCATGCGGCCTAAGTACGACAGTCAGGAGTCGGTATATATTAACCTGCAGGGGATGCTGGATAGTGCATTGTATTTTGCTTCGCAGCCTGCCAGTAAAATAGCGCCGGGTGGAGATGATTATATTTATCAGGGAGATATGGATAAGTGGAAGAAGTTTATCTATATGCTGAAAGCCCGTTTTTATCTGCGCCTGACCAAGGCGCCGGGCCGTACGGCTGCTTTGCAGGCAGATAGTGCGCTGACGGCACTGGCCAAAGGTTTTGTGGGCAATGAAGACAATGCCGTGATGCCTTATCCGGGCACGGCGCAGGCGGAAAGCCCCTGGTATCAGAATACGTTGCCGGGTGCCGGTGGCGTGGTGATGTCGAAGACATTCATCGATTTCCTGAAAAACAATAATGATCCCCGCCTGCCGGTGATTGCCACCAAAGACGCCAGTGGCGGCTATAGCGGCCGGGTACCGGGCGCCAATACCATTCCCAATCCGAATGTATTGTCGAAGCTGAATACCTTCTACGGTGGCGCTGCTTCGCCTTTGTTCCTGGCTACCTACAGCGAAGCGCTGTTCATTAAAGCAGAAGCAACGCTGATTAAACAAGGGGTACCAGCTGCCGTGCCGGTGTTTGCCGCTGCGGTCAATTCCCATATGTCGTTATTGAAAGTAGATGGCACGGCTGCAGCAGCCTATATAGCTGCCCGGGTGCCGATGACGGCTGCCAATGCATTGGAACAGATCATTTATGAAAAGTATGTGGCTGGTTTTCTGTCTATCGAAACGTATAACGACTGGCGTCGTACCGGCTATCCGAAGTTACAGCTGGTACAGAATGCCTACGTGAATTATATTCCGAGAAGGTGGCCTTATCCGTCTAATGAAATACTGGCTAATCCGCAACCCGGACAGAATGCCAGTACCGCAGACCGCGTATGGTGGGATACGAAATAA
- a CDS encoding SusC/RagA family TonB-linked outer membrane protein, translating into MKKGLFLWLFVAISVMHAYAQTRTITGKVTDARDGSPLPGVNILIKGSGKGTVAGPDGSFKLQLPTGAALEFSFVGYISQTVSPDGTSAMNIQLKAGNTALNELVVTALGIKRDKRTLTYATQEVKGAAIVDAKQNNLVNALSGKVAGVQITNSSGMPGSSARIVIRGNSSLTGENQALLVVDGIPMDNGEAGNPDGSLSGGGTVNRASDIDPNIIESINVLKGAAATALYGAAAARGAVIITTKNGMGGIKNGRPTVAFSSSYSFENPILPKFQDKYAQGSEGQYVDGNNGEQGSGSWGPLIDTLKVKGVAVPKRDNVKDFFKTGHTTDNNVTVSGFTENSNYLVSYSYLKTDGTMPNTNYSRHALFAKYGTKLLKNLQLTTQFNYISSDNNRLLEGNSLASPLWTVYSAPISWNPKPSTNADDGSQRVFRAARNNPYWLADNTGLRDRTNRILPVINLSYSPLPWLTIIERLGADMYVNNTDYHENIGIIGSTSTDGRLYTRQNQFQQFNNDLMIQIKKDFGKDWTTDLILGNNILTNYNNSNFVQGVGLSVPGLYNVANASNVSSTYHYYRSRKVGFYGQATIEYKKMLTLGLTGRYDGSSVLSKDKQFYPYGSVSAGFIFTEPLKMADNPIFNFGKIRVSYSAVGNDNVPPYSLTTPFIRPTSIGNITFPFNGQNGYQLSTTYAFPLRNEKVKEFEIGLETKFFRNRASLDISYFDKKSLDLLTPGTPISGATGFAAASLNAGDMRNRGVEVVLNVTPVKTKNFTWEVGVNYTKIKNEVLRLSEGLNSLFFAGFTNPGIYAFANQPYGVIMGSHFKRNEGGQLLLDDEGYPQLADDLAPIGNVTPNWTGGITNTLTYKGLTFSFVLDYKNGGDILNLDNHYLYFYGTPKVTENRGTSTVFPGLIESTQKENTKSVVLTQSYYQNIFSSADETSVEDGSYLKLRQVSLGYNFGHMLKHSPFKSLVLNVTGTNFILHKNYTGSDPEVSLNGSGNGQGLSNFMAPANHSIILGLKASF; encoded by the coding sequence ATGAAGAAAGGATTATTCCTTTGGCTGTTCGTGGCCATAAGTGTGATGCATGCGTATGCCCAGACACGAACTATCACCGGTAAGGTAACAGATGCCAGGGATGGATCGCCGTTGCCGGGAGTGAACATATTGATTAAAGGTTCCGGTAAAGGCACCGTAGCCGGACCAGACGGCTCTTTTAAATTACAACTACCCACCGGCGCCGCACTTGAATTTTCTTTTGTAGGTTATATCAGCCAGACGGTTTCGCCGGATGGTACTTCCGCCATGAACATACAGCTGAAAGCGGGCAATACGGCGCTGAACGAATTAGTAGTCACCGCGCTGGGCATCAAACGGGATAAACGCACCCTTACCTATGCTACGCAGGAAGTAAAAGGCGCAGCTATCGTAGATGCCAAACAAAATAACCTGGTCAATGCCCTGTCCGGAAAAGTGGCGGGCGTACAAATCACCAACTCCAGCGGTATGCCGGGAAGTTCTGCCAGGATTGTGATCCGTGGTAACAGCTCCCTCACCGGTGAAAACCAGGCATTGCTGGTGGTAGATGGTATTCCCATGGACAACGGGGAAGCAGGTAATCCGGACGGTTCCCTCAGTGGGGGCGGTACCGTGAACCGTGCCAGTGACATTGATCCCAATATCATTGAAAGTATCAACGTGCTGAAAGGCGCTGCTGCAACGGCTTTATATGGTGCAGCTGCCGCTCGTGGCGCTGTTATCATTACCACTAAAAACGGGATGGGTGGCATCAAAAACGGCCGGCCTACGGTGGCTTTCAGTTCCAGCTACTCTTTCGAAAATCCGATCCTGCCTAAGTTTCAGGACAAATATGCGCAGGGATCGGAGGGACAATATGTAGATGGTAACAACGGAGAACAGGGCTCCGGCTCCTGGGGCCCGCTCATCGACACCTTAAAAGTAAAAGGTGTAGCGGTACCGAAACGCGATAATGTAAAAGACTTTTTTAAAACCGGTCATACTACCGATAACAACGTGACGGTGAGCGGCTTTACAGAAAATTCCAACTACCTGGTGTCTTATTCCTATCTGAAAACAGATGGTACCATGCCCAATACCAATTATTCCCGGCATGCCCTGTTTGCCAAATACGGCACCAAACTGTTGAAGAACCTGCAACTCACCACCCAGTTCAATTATATCTCTTCAGACAACAACCGGTTACTGGAAGGAAACAGCCTGGCCAGTCCTTTGTGGACGGTGTATTCCGCGCCGATTTCCTGGAATCCGAAACCCAGTACCAATGCGGATGACGGCTCACAGCGCGTGTTTCGTGCAGCGCGTAACAATCCCTACTGGCTGGCAGATAACACCGGCCTGCGGGATCGTACCAACCGTATCCTGCCGGTGATCAACCTGAGCTACTCGCCATTGCCCTGGCTCACCATCATTGAAAGATTAGGCGCGGATATGTATGTCAACAATACCGACTACCACGAAAATATCGGTATCATCGGTTCTACTTCTACAGATGGCCGCCTGTACACCCGGCAGAATCAGTTCCAGCAGTTCAACAATGACCTGATGATCCAGATTAAAAAAGATTTCGGGAAAGACTGGACAACAGACCTGATCCTGGGTAACAACATCCTGACCAACTACAACAACAGTAATTTCGTACAGGGGGTAGGGTTATCCGTACCTGGTTTATACAACGTGGCCAATGCCAGTAATGTAAGTTCTACCTATCATTACTACCGGAGCCGGAAAGTAGGCTTCTATGGCCAGGCTACCATTGAGTATAAAAAGATGCTTACCCTGGGCCTGACCGGCCGTTACGATGGTAGCTCCGTATTGTCGAAAGATAAACAGTTCTATCCCTACGGTTCCGTGAGCGCTGGTTTTATCTTCACCGAACCATTGAAGATGGCGGATAATCCGATTTTTAATTTTGGTAAGATCCGCGTATCGTATTCTGCTGTCGGTAATGATAATGTGCCGCCTTATTCGCTTACCACGCCGTTTATCCGGCCTACCTCCATCGGCAATATTACATTCCCCTTCAACGGACAAAATGGTTACCAGCTGTCTACTACCTACGCCTTCCCGCTTCGCAACGAAAAAGTGAAGGAGTTTGAAATAGGTCTGGAAACCAAATTTTTCCGCAACCGGGCTTCCCTCGATATCAGTTACTTCGATAAGAAAAGTCTCGACCTCTTAACACCGGGTACACCTATTTCCGGGGCTACCGGCTTTGCCGCTGCCAGCCTGAATGCCGGCGATATGCGCAACCGGGGGGTAGAAGTGGTGCTGAATGTGACGCCGGTGAAAACAAAAAACTTTACCTGGGAAGTAGGCGTGAACTATACTAAAATCAAAAATGAAGTATTGCGGCTGAGTGAAGGATTAAACAGCCTGTTCTTTGCAGGATTTACCAATCCGGGTATCTATGCCTTTGCCAACCAGCCTTATGGTGTGATTATGGGTTCGCATTTCAAACGCAATGAAGGCGGTCAGCTGTTGCTGGATGATGAGGGCTATCCGCAACTCGCCGATGACCTGGCGCCAATCGGAAACGTAACCCCCAACTGGACGGGCGGTATCACCAACACGCTTACCTACAAGGGACTTACTTTTTCTTTTGTGCTGGACTACAAAAACGGCGGCGATATCCTGAACCTGGATAATCACTACCTGTATTTCTACGGCACGCCTAAAGTAACGGAAAACCGTGGTACCAGTACTGTTTTCCCTGGTTTGATTGAAAGCACACAGAAAGAAAATACCAAATCAGTGGTGCTGACACAAAGCTATTACCAGAATATTTTCAGCTCCGCAGATGAAACATCTGTAGAAGATGGTTCCTACCTGAAACTACGGCAGGTATCACTGGGCTATAATTTCGGTCATATGCTGAAACATTCGCCCTTTAAATCCCTGGTATTAAATGTAACCGGTACCAATTTTATCCTGCATAAGAACTATACCGGTTCCGATCCGGAAGTGAGTCTGAATGGCAGTGGTAACGGGCAGGGACTGTCCAACTTCATGGCGCCTGCCAACCATAGCATTATTCTGGGATTAAAAGCATCGTTTTAG
- a CDS encoding family 43 glycosylhydrolase has translation MKRIIVQLWLLCYLLLVTNAVAAQSPGDTYCNPINIDYGYCPIPGFTEWGRHRATADPVIVQYKGDYYLFATNQWGYWWSPDLLHWQFIARKFLKPQHHVYDELCAPAVWVMGDTLLVFGSTYTADFPVWMSTNPKANEWKEAVDSLTIGGWDPAFFPDDDGRLYMYNGSSNRYPLYGVEMNRRTWQPLGARRELYLLEPDRYGWQRFGELLDNTFLDPFIEGAWMTKHNGRYYLQYGAPGTEFSGYADGVVVSDHPLGPFVPQAHNPVAYKPGGFARGAGHGATFRDNKGYWWHVSTLVIAVKNSFERRIGLWPMGFDSSGTMFCNTAFGDYPHYLLQGNGNAPTSTTFQATAQTFTGWMLLNYNKPVTVSSTLGGYLPNYAVDENIKTYWSAATGHAGEWIATDLGQLSTVNAVQINYADQDAEWMGKQTDSYHQYKLYYSTDGRHWKILADKSKNKTDVPHDYVPLKTPVAARFIKLENIHMPGGKFAVSGLRVFGQGGGTAPDTVAGFQVLRTEKDKRSAWLKWSPVDHAWAYNIYTGIAPDQLYNCIMVHGSNEYYFKGMDKERPYYFTIEAINENGVSARSRIIKAE, from the coding sequence ATGAAACGGATCATAGTGCAACTTTGGCTGTTATGCTACTTATTGTTGGTAACAAATGCTGTTGCGGCGCAATCGCCGGGCGACACGTATTGTAACCCGATAAATATTGATTACGGTTACTGCCCCATTCCCGGCTTTACGGAGTGGGGCCGGCACCGCGCTACCGCTGATCCGGTGATCGTGCAATACAAAGGAGATTATTACCTGTTTGCCACCAATCAGTGGGGATACTGGTGGAGCCCCGATTTGCTGCACTGGCAATTCATTGCCCGCAAGTTCCTGAAACCACAGCATCACGTATACGATGAGTTATGTGCGCCGGCAGTATGGGTGATGGGCGATACCCTGCTGGTATTCGGGTCTACCTATACGGCTGACTTTCCCGTGTGGATGAGTACCAACCCGAAAGCCAACGAATGGAAAGAAGCCGTGGACTCACTGACCATTGGTGGCTGGGATCCTGCCTTTTTTCCGGACGACGATGGCCGGCTGTATATGTACAATGGCAGCAGCAACCGCTATCCGTTGTACGGGGTGGAGATGAACCGGCGTACCTGGCAGCCGCTGGGCGCCCGCCGGGAGCTGTATCTGCTGGAGCCGGACCGTTACGGGTGGCAGCGTTTCGGAGAGTTGCTGGATAATACTTTCCTGGACCCGTTTATAGAAGGTGCGTGGATGACCAAACACAACGGCCGTTATTACCTGCAATATGGTGCGCCGGGTACAGAGTTCAGCGGTTATGCAGATGGGGTAGTGGTGAGTGATCATCCGCTGGGACCTTTTGTGCCACAGGCGCATAACCCGGTAGCGTACAAGCCGGGTGGCTTTGCCCGGGGAGCCGGACATGGCGCTACTTTCCGCGATAACAAAGGTTATTGGTGGCATGTGTCTACCCTGGTGATTGCCGTGAAAAACAGTTTTGAACGGCGTATCGGTTTATGGCCGATGGGTTTCGACAGCAGTGGCACCATGTTCTGCAACACGGCATTTGGTGATTATCCGCACTATCTGTTGCAGGGTAACGGCAACGCCCCTACGTCAACAACATTTCAGGCAACGGCGCAAACATTTACCGGCTGGATGCTATTGAACTATAACAAACCGGTGACCGTGTCATCCACACTGGGTGGGTACCTTCCCAACTATGCCGTAGATGAAAATATTAAAACCTACTGGAGCGCGGCAACCGGGCATGCAGGAGAATGGATCGCAACAGATCTCGGGCAGCTGAGTACCGTAAATGCGGTTCAGATAAATTATGCAGACCAGGATGCGGAATGGATGGGTAAACAAACGGATAGCTATCATCAGTATAAATTGTATTATTCAACAGATGGTCGTCATTGGAAAATACTGGCAGATAAAAGTAAGAACAAAACCGATGTGCCACACGACTATGTGCCGCTGAAAACGCCGGTAGCAGCGCGTTTTATTAAGCTGGAAAATATACATATGCCCGGCGGAAAATTTGCCGTGAGCGGGCTCCGGGTTTTTGGACAGGGTGGTGGTACAGCACCGGATACGGTAGCAGGATTCCAGGTGTTACGTACGGAGAAGGATAAACGAAGTGCGTGGCTGAAATGGTCGCCGGTAGACCATGCCTGGGCGTATAACATTTATACCGGTATTGCACCGGACCAGCTCTACAACTGCATCATGGTACATGGCAGCAATGAATATTATTTTAAAGGGATGGATAAAGAACGTCCGTATTATTTTACCATTGAAGCGATTAATGAAAATGGGGTGTCGGCCAGAAGCCGGATCATAAAGGCAGAATAA